From the genome of Brassica oleracea var. oleracea cultivar TO1000 chromosome C4, BOL, whole genome shotgun sequence:
TCATCATCCCAAGAAGCCAATCTCTTCTTCTTCTTCCTCTTTGCTGTCTTGTCTCTGTTTTCTCAGCACAAACAAAGACCAGAACATGAGACAAACCAAACCTAGAAGTTCCTCTTGTAAGACAATTTATCAGTTCAGTTTTGGATAAAAAAAATGGGACACTATTATAAGCATTTTGATCTGTTTTTTTGTTCCTTTCAGTTCTGATTGCAGTTAGTGTGAAGGATGATGATTCTTTAAAGTTAATACATTCGCCTCTTACACCAGCAGCAGCCAAGAAGCTGTTCACTTCACCCATCACAACGCCTGTTTATGCAAAACAGACCAAGAAATCACTGGGCACAAGAGAAACATTCGAAGACAATGCAGTGGAAGACGCTTGCAGAAGCTTTGAAAACTATCTGATTCAACTGATTGTTGAAGAAGGGAAAATGGATGACTTGATGGACATAGAGGAGCTCCTCTCCTGTTGGAAGAATCTTAAGAGCCCTGTCTTCATTGAACTAGTCTCCAGATTCTATGGAGAGCTCTGCAGAGACCTGTTTTCAGGTGAATGAACTCATCCAAAGAGCTTTTTTATCTTACTTTGTCAATCATTGAACACACCATTTTAAAGTTTCCAAGTGCAAAGTGAAACTTAAATGTGTGAAGACTATCAAGATTGTAATTTTATGAGTCTTACATAACAAAGAAACTTGGATTTATCTCAATTGACGCAGATATTCATTTTATGGTTCATATATTGGTCGTGTGAATGAGTAGATTACAATCCTTTAGACTTGTACGTATACTCCTAACAAAATCTGATGTTCTTTTTCTTTATGTAACTTTGTATACATTCAAGGTTTGTGCCAATAACAAATCTAGACTTTTAGTGGTACACCGAGATTTAAGCCACTTCTAGAATCAACAAACTGAATCTTGAATGTGAAACATAGTTACAAAAGCAAATGATATCCTTACCTACAAAACTTGCAAACCAATGCATAGATTTTTACCTGACACATCTTAAACAATTGAATCTGCATAGCTGTTATTTTCACCCTTCTCCTTGAGAAAGATAAACATGAGATTTAAACACTGAATCTCCAACCTTAAACCCCGGCATTGTGATAAACTCAACTCTCAAATCCTCTTGTCCTTCTTCTTCTCTTCCATCATCACCCACTACAGACTCCATGTAGGCACCTGAGAATCTGGTTCCTCTTCTGACCACAAAGATCTTTGCTTTTAAATCCAAAGAAGCTGCAAACGATCCAAGAACCCATACCCACTTGGCCATTTTCGCAAAGATTCGATAAAACACCGTTCTCGGATGCTTACCGAGCAGAACTAGTCCCCTCATATCCAAATTCCCAAAGAAGGATGCTTCCATCGACGGATGAACAACTAAGAGGTACTTCTGACCGCAGAATCTTGCAAACGCCGAATCTGGAAACGCTGCTAACGCGTCCAACGGATCGTCTAAAGTCATTAGCTCAGTCACATCGTAAGGATTAAGCTTCATGCCGTGGAACATTCTCCGAACGATGTATGACTCAAAAGCAAACTTCTTATCTGAGTTCTTAGCGTACGTTACATTAGGAACGATGGATTCAACTGCTTTCTCAAGATTCCAATCCGTAGCTTTCATGAGAGTGATCAACGGCTTTGCAAAGTCGTGTATCGACTTAGAAGCAGCTCTAAACACGAACTCAAAGGAGGAGACGCTCTCGAGTTTGTTATTCTCTGCGACCAAACAGTTTAGTGTCTCCTTCAGAGAGAGAACCTCACTCTCCTTTGCTTTCGTCTGCGTCTTGAGTTCCCACAAATGCTTCTCGTTCACTTCCACTTCGTCTCTCAACCGGTTCAAACAAGAAGCAGCGTCAAGCTCGGTCTTGGCTTGGAGCTGCTTCGTTTTGAGGTAGAGGCGTTTGAATCTTCGTAGGGTCTCGAGGTGAGACACGACGAGGTTGTCCGCTTCTATGATCTTGTCTGGATCGTAAGGCAAGTGAGCTCGTTGGAACTCGAGATACGCGAGCTTAAGAGCTGAAACTGCGTCGAACAGCTTCGAAACCTCAGCATCGTTCCAACGGAAACTTGGAATCTTCTTTCTCGAGGGGTTGCAAGTGATATCTTCGAAGACTTCTTCTACTACTTCATCAGAAGGAGTGTTCGGATTCGGTTTTTGGTCAGGGAACACACCAACGGATCTGAATTTGCAGACTTTAGCGAACTTGGAGATGATGTCTGAAAGGTTCGATGTTTTAACGACAGCATTCTCCATTTGATGGAACAGAAAAGCCCTAAACCAAAAAAAAAAATGAAAATTTCAAACTTATATTAGTTAAAGTCATAGCAAAGACAAAGATGCAAACGAACAGAGTTACAGAGACCGAAACTCAAGCAAGAAACAGCACAAGTTTAAACACAGAAGAGACTGTAGAAGAGAAAGACA
Proteins encoded in this window:
- the LOC106340338 gene encoding transcription repressor OFP17; the protein is MTLTSKDVNSTQHKPIFLSLYTPNKTKQNKKRKEDHYTTATTTTTTKSFKTMRVKATLINFKSKLSKSCNRFVSLFRFRVKRSLFIRPLRRARHGNVKPRHHHHHPKKPISSSSSSLLSCLCFLSTNKDQNMRQTKPRSSSFSVKDDDSLKLIHSPLTPAAAKKLFTSPITTPVYAKQTKKSLGTRETFEDNAVEDACRSFENYLIQLIVEEGKMDDLMDIEELLSCWKNLKSPVFIELVSRFYGELCRDLFSGE
- the LOC106340337 gene encoding uncharacterized protein LOC106340337, coding for MENAVVKTSNLSDIISKFAKVCKFRSVGVFPDQKPNPNTPSDEVVEEVFEDITCNPSRKKIPSFRWNDAEVSKLFDAVSALKLAYLEFQRAHLPYDPDKIIEADNLVVSHLETLRRFKRLYLKTKQLQAKTELDAASCLNRLRDEVEVNEKHLWELKTQTKAKESEVLSLKETLNCLVAENNKLESVSSFEFVFRAASKSIHDFAKPLITLMKATDWNLEKAVESIVPNVTYAKNSDKKFAFESYIVRRMFHGMKLNPYDVTELMTLDDPLDALAAFPDSAFARFCGQKYLLVVHPSMEASFFGNLDMRGLVLLGKHPRTVFYRIFAKMAKWVWVLGSFAASLDLKAKIFVVRRGTRFSGAYMESVVGDDGREEEGQEDLRVEFITMPGFKVGDSVFKSHVYLSQGEG